One genomic window of Agrobacterium vitis includes the following:
- a CDS encoding class I SAM-dependent DNA methyltransferase — translation MLEQASKYDHWAWLYNRTLGPRYGAYKIGPIERVVLPHVPAGGAILDLCCGTGQLAAALAERGFNVTGLDGSADMLRHARENAPSVAFTEGDACNFTFDTPFDAVLCTSASLNHMQSVDDLVFVFSSVNRALKPGGIFVFDVNHPAQMSRYWRGHPTEGEINTDFAWLITPQYYSAVNRGAFTVEIYRRPDAHPVSVLDRLFARLARFRRIRLALLSHFRRLRQQWEHHSVVNRIWGHDLDAMSRALHESGFSVELRSTQGGPVDDSHAAYFFCRKAPTAEMQAETAKETAL, via the coding sequence CGGCCCGATTGAGCGTGTGGTGCTGCCCCATGTGCCAGCTGGTGGTGCTATTCTGGATCTGTGCTGCGGCACCGGCCAGCTCGCGGCGGCTCTTGCTGAGCGCGGTTTTAACGTGACTGGCCTCGACGGCTCCGCCGACATGCTGCGCCATGCGCGCGAAAACGCCCCGTCGGTGGCCTTTACGGAGGGCGATGCCTGCAATTTCACCTTTGACACCCCCTTTGACGCCGTGCTCTGCACCAGCGCCTCGCTCAATCACATGCAAAGCGTCGATGATCTGGTCTTTGTGTTTTCGAGCGTCAACCGCGCATTGAAGCCGGGCGGCATCTTCGTGTTCGACGTCAACCATCCGGCCCAGATGTCGCGCTACTGGCGCGGCCATCCAACGGAGGGCGAGATCAACACCGACTTCGCGTGGTTGATTACCCCGCAATATTACTCGGCAGTAAACCGGGGTGCCTTCACCGTGGAGATTTACCGCCGTCCCGATGCGCATCCCGTTTCCGTGCTGGATCGGCTGTTCGCCCGGCTGGCGCGGTTCCGGCGTATCCGCCTCGCACTCCTCTCCCACTTCCGCCGCTTGCGGCAACAGTGGGAGCATCATTCGGTTGTCAACCGAATCTGGGGTCACGATCTCGACGCCATGTCACGCGCGCTTCACGAGAGCGGCTTTTCCGTCGAATTGCGCAGCACGCAGGGCGGGCCGGTGGATGACAGCCATGCCGCCTATTTCTTCTGCCGGAAAGCACCCACTGCCGAAATGCAGGCTGAGACTGCAAAGGAGACCGCCCTATGA